The Kluyveromyces lactis strain NRRL Y-1140 chromosome B complete sequence genome contains a region encoding:
- a CDS encoding uncharacterized protein (no similarity) — MLRQGILGIRRYNTFRLQSLSVARKRPAVHTHHEVDHESSDTHKAQEELDSIWNGLSRMIYTRNLTMYNCFVLFQYCGKSADGSLDESDVSRLYHTLRRNYRTSNVIYTGSFNQSVFNNCFKDAILPENTNDSLLLSQFLQVQQPSVISKIMSIAEKRHYTPSVVGVKVSQKSSLIPLKELKPLLQEFSTMYEDFTYDNLMKIAAASKHKTNHGKLRYLLKTFAKFGITEPKITQDTTDSNDTWFILSK, encoded by the coding sequence ATGTTGCGTCAAGGGATACTTGGTATACGAAGATACAACACTTTCAGATTACAGTCGCTTTCTGTGGCAAGGAAACGGCCTGCTGTACATACTCATCATGAAGTTGATCATGAATCATCGGATACACATAAAGCACAGGAAGAACTAGATAGCATCTGGAATGGtctttcaagaatgatATACACTCGGAATTTAACGATGTATAATTGTTTCGTTTTGTTTCAGTATTGTGGGAAATCGGCTGATGGTTCATTAGACGAAAGTGATGTCTCCAGATTGTACCATACGTTACGGAGGAATTACAGGACAAGCAATGTGATATATACGGGTAGTTTTAACCAATCggtattcaacaattgttTTAAGGACGCCATATTACCGGAAAATACCAATGATTCCTTACTCCTGTCCCAGTTTCTGCAGGTACAGCAACCCTCTGttatttcaaagataatGTCAATAGCAGAGAAGCGTCATTATACACCTTCAGTTGTAGGAGTTAAGGTATCTCAAAAGTCATCTCTAATCccattgaaagaattgaagcCTCTTTTACAGGAATTCTCTACTATGTATGAGGATTTCACTTATGATaacttgatgaagataGCTGCTGCTAGCAAACACAAGACTAATCATGGAAAGCTTCGTTACTTATTAAAGACTTTTGCTAAATTCGGTATCACCGAACCCAAGATTACTCAAGACACTACCGATTCCAATGATACCTGGTTTATACTATCTAAATGA
- a CDS encoding glycoside hydrolase family 125 protein (conserved hypothetical protein): MVVRNLKSTNKLTLFIVATTLFLFFKYLVLDNNSGKDNEYLIASQTGQKVDSSDVDTSKLQSKLDALKYSDTVRSCPDYVDYAGVAHYRKQDDLDTELPFQRPPKNCRTFKSKLIEAIIEGLKPKFKDPNLARLFENTFPNTLDTTILYHVTSNENKQLQNHRHPEYLYRNNFPETFVVTGDIHAEWLRDSAWQLSVYQPLIKYDQGLRELIKGAINTQSQLILSNAYCNAFHPPLYTKIKKGEGHFDNVFPRPNWRQVFECKYEIDSLASFLTLSRQYFENSPQESRLDFITDDWLVALTQVLTVLGRESVSTFDESGHVNKFYYVFKRNTDVASETLPLAGTGNPVNLNTGLIRSAFRPSDDSTIFQFFIPGNAHMATELERIVPILQDFEKVADQKELGVLLPRIIESCQEFAQAIRKGIEKYGIIDHPKFGKVYAYEVDGYGSHLLMDDANIPSLLSLPDLGFLPVDDPVYQNTRKMILTSKGNPYFINGKYFQGIGGPHIGIHNPWPLSLIMKIRTSNDEIEIMNALKMLLETTGDLGLIHESINGFVANGEVYTRPWFAWANSEFGKSIFNLAKRKPWLIFEEYAPGDSFDLEEFIKTLDF; the protein is encoded by the coding sequence ATGGTAGTGCGTAATTTAAAAAGCACGAACAAGCTAACACTGTTCATTGTAGCAACGACCCTATTTCTATTCTTTAAATACCTTGTATTGGACAATAACTCTGGTAAGGACAACGAGTACCTTATTGCTTCACAGACTGGCCAGAAGGTAGATTCTTCAGATGTGGATACATCAAAGCTGCAGTCGAAGCTAGATGCTTTGAAATACTCCGATACTGTGAGAAGTTGTCCCGATTATGTCGACTACGCAGGTGTTGCTCATTATAGGAAGCAAGACGATTTAGACACCGAGTTACCTTTCCAAAGACCTCCTAAGAATTGTAGAACATTTAAGTCCAAGCTCATTGAGGCAATAATCGAGGGattgaaaccaaaatttAAGGATCCAAACTTGGCCAGATTGTTTGAGAACACCTTCCCCAATACGTTGGATACGACGATTCTGTACCATGTCACCtcaaatgaaaacaaacaattgCAGAACCATAGACATCCCGAGTATCTTTACAGAAATAACTTCCCAGAGACCTTTGTTGTTACTGGAGACATTCATGCTGAATGGTTGAGAGATTCTGCTTGGCAATTGTCGGTGTATCAGCCGTTGATAAAGTACGACCAAGGTTTAAGGGAATTGATAAAGGGTGCCATCAACACACAGTCCCAATTGATACTTTCCAACGCTTATTGCAATGCGTTCCACCCACCTCTTTATACCAAGATCAAGAAGGGAGAAGGCCACTTTGACAACGTTTTCCCTAGGCCCAATTGGAGACAGGTCTTTGAGTGCAAATATGAGATTGACTCTCTCGCGTCTTTCTTGACCTTGTCTCGTCAATATTTCGAAAATAGCCCCCAGGAAAGCAGACTAGATTTCATTACGGATGACTGGCTCGTTGCACTAACCCAAGTCTTGACCGTCTTGGGGCGGGAATCAGTGTCCACGTTCGATGAAAGTGGTCATGTTAACAAATTCTACTATGTCTTTAAGAGAAATACCGATGTGGCTTCTGAAACGTTACCCCTTGCAGGAACTGGGAATCCTGTGAATTTAAACACTGGACTTATCAGATCTGCTTTCAGACCAAGCGATGACTCCACTATTTTCCAGTTCTTTATTCCAGGTAACGCCCATATGGCTACGGAACTTGAACGGATAGTCCCCATATTACAGGATTTTGAGAAGGTAGCTGATCAAAAGGAACTCGGTGTGCTGTTGCCAAGAATTATAGAAAGCTGCCAAGAGTTCGCACAAGCCATCAGGAAAGGTATCGAAAAGTACGGGATAATAGATCATCCTAAGTTTGGTAAAGTATATGCGTACGAAGTCGATGGATACGGCAGTCATTTATTAATGGACGACGCCAATATACCATCCTTGCTCTCATTACCAGATCTAGGATTCCTACCCGTTGATGACCCTGTTTATCAAAACACAAGAAAGATGATTCTCACCTCCAAGGGCAATCCATACTTCATCAACGGCAAATATTTCCAAGGTATCGGTGGCCCACACATTGGAATACACAATCCGTGGCCTTTATCCCTAATAATGAAGATAAGAACATCTAACGACGAGATCGAAATCATGAATGCCTTGAAGATGCTCCTGGAAACTACTGGGGATCTTGGCCTAATCCATGAATCGATTAATGGTTTCGTAGCGAATGGCGAAGTTTATACAAGACCATGGTTTGCTTGGGCCAACTCtgaatttggaaaatcGATATTCAACTTAGCCAAGAGAAAGCCATGGCTAATTTTCGAAGAATATGCTCCTGGTGACTCTTTCGATTTAGAGGAGTTCATCAAGACGTTAGACTTTTAG
- the OPI3 gene encoding bifunctional phosphatidyl-N-methylethanolamine N-methyltransferase/phosphatidyl-N-dimethylethanolamine N-methyltransferase (similar to uniprot|P05375 Saccharomyces cerevisiae YJR073C OPI3 Phospholipid methyltransferase (methylene-fatty-acyl-phospholipid synthase) catalyzes the last two steps in phosphatidylcholine biosynthesis), whose amino-acid sequence MDIETYITNQFSLFKRFCDEIVTLTNFESREYTIALGLIAFNPIFWNVVARLEHSTHFLTKIAGSAKRGCYFLAATIFSLGIIRDYFYESALRQQPVSAMMTGDKFTYVGIAYIAFGQLLVLSSMYQLGITGTYLGDYFGILMDHRVTSFPFNYFDNPMYQGSTFTFLGYALYNGKPAGLIATLVVHVMYNIALRFEEPFTAKIYAKRAAEDANKKGN is encoded by the coding sequence ATGGATATCGAAACTTATATTACCAATCagttttctcttttcaagaGATTCTGTGATGAAATCGTCACACTAACCAATTTCGAATCTAGAGAGTATACAATCGCTCTAGGTTTGATTGCGTTCAACCCAATCTTCTGGAACGTCGTTGCCAGATTGGAACACAGCACCCATTTCTTGACTAAGATCGCTGGTTCCGCTAAGAGAGGATGTTATTTCCTAGCAGCTACAATTTTCTCCTTGGGTATCATCAGAGACTATTTCTATGAATCTGCATTGCGCCAACAACCAGTCAGTGCCATGATGACTGGTGACAAATTTACCTATGTCGGTATCGCATATATCGCATTTGGTCAATTGCTGGTTTTAAGCTCTATGTACCAGTTGGGGATCACCGGTACTTATCTAGGTGATTATTTCGGTATTCTAATGGACCACCGTGTGACCAGCTTCCCATTCAACTATTTCGATAATCCAATGTACCAAGGTTCTACTTTCACTTTCCTTGGTTACGCATTGTACAACGGTAAACCTGCTGGTTTGATTGCCACTTTGGTTGTTCACGTGATGTACAACATCGCATTAAGATTCGAAGAGCCATTCACTGCCAAGATTTATGCCAAGCGTGCAGCTGAAGATGCTAACAAGAAGGGCAATTGA
- the STE6 gene encoding ATP-binding cassette a-factor transporter STE6 (similar to uniprot|P12866 Saccharomyces cerevisiae YKL209C STE6 ATP-binding cassette (ABC) transporter required for the export of a-factor catalyzes ATP hydrolysis coupled to a-factor transport contains 12 transmembrane domains and two ATP binding domains expressed only in MATa cells) gives MLDIYQNFRFKNDCFVLIVTAVSTVANGLVPVVISILTGRVFNLLQSLGTDTYKTKSEFVHELTVRSFSIAAVAACVIPISWVSLSTWMTLGERQGFRIRNSLIMFYFEKDLKWYDSNENLEGDFIQINRCIEEVRASSAEASAIFFQNVISIIALIATSMYYSWSLTLIILCSLPLLATLAVFLSMKVEKFSKLENLESSKASSVLAWSLDAFQMIRLFNTSYWEQKKFETLVSKCNKHFVKSCLYSALNASSLRFLTLCMFVQGFWFGNTQIKRGKMKAGDVITCFSSCLLLGSSLSSTLQQIVTIQKGKAAIQRINQFLVPNSKSAVGEWEKRSSLISTSSSIGLAPIFCDGDIEFRDVSFAYPTRPDDYVLKNVSIKIKSGATCFIVGKSGSGKSTLASLLLKMYGEYTGEIKFGEYEIDSLDDSWLVENITLVEQRCTLFNGTLKDNLTIVNKYASCTEVKQACQFALLNTVLLNLPNGIDTLLGRHGVTLSGGQQQRVALARAYLRNTPVLILDESLSALDIMSRELIVEAIRHWRKGKTTIILTHEYTQIKDDEYVYLMSEGTVVESGFKYDLLENPDSYFAQLNSLQETRYEVPVSPDVELPYSPDSATYNHQPISRFSRFFFDASALEPHLPNTSKSTDQLDNKRVVSRVQPLDIEKALQERECDLEEQGIPKILTLSAIMKKMNNSIPKRRYLVLGLLFSVIAGMSNPLFSYTFSKLLTGIAPQDTGTSSSYYLMKWSLIVISISAVDGISTFLKDFILGYCSEVWIERLRVDAMAKISSKSLDWFKLPTNNSSELNSLMMNDLRDLRGLASEFLSAITTLVFVASIGLIWALVSGWKLSLVCISLFPAFILFSGIYGSLLQVYETAYKTEIAELETRVHELVISMKTIKLLQLQQHFEGSFKTQLAKVRIVCKKRSVAVGFGIAVTNALAMVVQAILFFFGIKLVIQGEYSVAQMFETFTLLLFSIMTCVSLINQVPEISRGQRAATYIFKVLEDSGSVDTSKPDPSQNQSFFSTAGNRETIKISNLSFAFSSAPMNKIFNSLSCEICLNETVGIVGESGSGKSTLSLLLTRLYPVPSGKVYIGGIDINKWDEYALRRTISIVEQKPKFFDGTVRENLVYGLKRNVSNSELRSVLKSVDLLSFVQTLPNDLNTRVHDGLMSGGQAQRLSIARTLLRQPKIIILDECTSALDAANSFAIAELIRTVLKNVTVIVITHSEQLMQICDRVLVLKKGKVKEEGSYAELFESRGELYRIVSCTRY, from the coding sequence ATGTTAGACATCTATCAGAATTTTAGGTTCAAGAATGATTGTTTCGTTTTGATTGTCACTGCAGTTTCAACGGTCGCTAATGGTTTAGTTCCAGTTGTGATATCGATTTTAACTGGGAGAGTATTTAACCTGTTACAATCTCTCGGAACTGATACTTACAAAACGAAATCTGAATTTGTTCACGAACTTACGGTAAGGTCATTCTCAATTGCAGCTGTGGCAGCTTGTGTGATTCCAATATCATGGGTCTCCTTATCGACCTGGATGACTTTAGGAGAACGACAGGGTTTCAGAATTAGAAACTCTCTCATCATGTTTTACTTCGAGAAAGATCTAAAATGGTACGATTCGAATGAAAACCTGGAAGGAGATTTCATCCAGATTAACAGATGCATAGAAGAAGTTAGGGCAAGTTCTGCCGAAGCTTCAGcaattttctttcaaaatgtCATCTCAATTATCGCTCTAATCGCTACTTCAATGTACTATTCGTGGTCTTTAACATTGATAATTTTATGCAGTTTACCACTACTGGCAACTCTAGCCGTTTTCCTCTCTATGAAAGTGGAGAAATTCTCAAAACTTGAGAACTTGGAATCTTCAAAGGCCTCGTCAGTTTTGGCATGGTCTCTTGATGCATTTCAAATGATACGGCTATTCAACACGTCTTACTGGGAGCAGAAGAAGTTCGAGACGCTAGTATCCAAATGTAACAAACACTTTGTCAAATCTTGCTTATACTCAGCTTTGAATGCATCGAGTTTAAGGTTTCTAACACTATGCATGTTTGTGCAAGGTTTTTGGTTTGGTAATACACAAATCAAACGTGGGAAGATGAAAGCTGGGGATGTAATTACATGTTTTTCCTCTTGTTTATTGTTGGGGTCTTCCTTATCAAGTACGTTGCAGCAGATCGTTACAATTCAAAAGGGTAAGGCAGCAATACAACGTATCAACCAGTTCCTTGTTCCCAATTCTAAGTCCGCCGTTGGTGAATGGGAAAAACGAAGTTCTCTCAtatcaacatcttcttcaataggGTTAGCACCCATCTTTTGTGACGGTGATATTGAATTTAGGGACGTATCATTTGCGTATCCTACTAGACCAGATGATTATGTACTAAAAAATGTTTCCATAAAGATTAAATCTGGAGCTACATGCTTCATTGTTGGGAAGTCAGGGTCAGGGAAATCGACGTTAGCCAGTCTTTTACTGAAAATGTATGGCGAATACACCGGTGAGATCAAGTTCGGTGAATACGAAATAGACTCACTTGATGACTCCTGGTTAGTAGAGAACATTACATTAGTGGAACAAAGGTGCACATTGTTCAATGGGACATTAAAAGATAACTTGACGATTGTCAATAAATACGCATCATGTACCGAGGTAAAGCAAGCATGTCAATTTGCTTTACTAAACACTGTCCTGTTAAATCTGCCGAATGGTATTGATACACTTTTGGGCAGACACGGTGTGACATTGAGTGGGGGTCAGCAACAAAGAGTAGCTCTAGCCAGGGCATACCTGAGAAATACTCCAGTACTGATTCTGGATGAATCTTTGTCAGCCTTGGACATAATGTCTAGAGAGTTAATAGTGGAAGCTATCAGACATTGGCGAAAAGGGAAAACTACTATAATCCTAACTCATGAATACACTCAGatcaaagatgatgaatatgTATATTTGATGAGCGAAGGAACGGTGGTCGAAAGTGGATTCAAATATGATCTTCTAGAAAACCCAGATTCGTACTTTGCACAATTAAACAGTCTACAGGAGACAAGATATGAAGTACCAGTAAGTCCAGATGTAGAACTACCTTATTCTCCTGATAGTGCTACCTATAATCATCAACCAATATCAAGATTTTCACGGTTTTTCTTCGACGCGAGTGCGCTTGAACCGCATCTTCCCAACacatcaaaatcaacagaTCAGTTAGATAACAAACGCGTTGTGTCCAGAGTTCAACCCTTAGACATAGAGAAAGCCTtacaagaaagagaatGCGATTTAGAAGAACAAGGCATACCAAAAATCTTGACGCTTTCTGCTattatgaagaaaatgaataatTCAATACCGAAGAGGCGGTATTTGGTACTGGGATTGCTATTCTCTGTTATTGCTGGTATGTCTAATCCACTTTTCTCCTATACATTCTCCAAGTTGTTGACAGGAATTGCACCACAAGATACAGGCACCAGTTCCTCATATTATCTGATGAAGTGGTCACTAATTGTGATCAGCATATCAGCTGTAGACGGTATATcaacatttttgaaagacTTTATACTTGGATATTGTAGTGAAGTCTGGATTGAGCGGTTGCGAGTCGACGCAATGGcaaaaatatcatctaAATCTCTAGACTGGTTTAAATTACCTACGAATAACTCATCTGAACTCAATTCCCTCATGATGAATGATCTTCGAGATCTAAGAGGCCTTGCCTCTGAATTTTTGAGTGCTATTACTACACTGGTTTTTGTAGCATCTATTGGTTTGATCTGGGCCTTAGTCTCTGGGTGGAAACTCAGTCTTGTATGCATCTCGCTATTTCCAGCCTTTATTTTATTCTCCGGTATTTATGGTTCATTGCTTCAAGTCTACGAGACTGCCTATAAGACAGAAATCGCAGAGCTTGAGACAAGGGTTCATGAACTTGTCATATCCATGAAAACTATCAAACTCCTTCAACTACAGCAACATTTTGAGGGCTCCTTCAAAACTCAACTGGCGAAAGTTAGAATAGTATGCAAGAAAAGATCAGTTGCTGTCGGATTTGGGATAGCTGTTACAAATGCATTAGCTATGGTTGTCCAAGCtattttattctttttcgGAATAAAATTAGTAATTCAAGGTGAGTATTCTGTAGCACAAATGTTCGAAACGTTTACGTTACTTCTTTTCTCCATTATGACttgtgtttctttgatcaacCAAGTTCCTGAAATTAGCAGAGGACAAAGGGCTGCTACATACATATTTAAGGTTCTAGAAGATTCTGGCTCTGTTGATACATCAAAACCTGATCCCTCACAGAACCAAAGCTTCTTTAGCACAGCGGGCAACAGAGAGACGATTAAGATATCTAATCTATCTTTTGCCTTCTCAAGCGCACCGATGAATAAAATATTCAACTCGTTAAGTTGCGAGATCTGTCTTAATGAAACTGTCGGGATTGTTGGCGAATCTGGTTCTGGAAAGTCTACCCTATCATTATTGCTAACAAGACTCTACCCTGTACCTAGTGGGAAAGTTTATATTGGTggtattgatatcaataaatGGGATGAGTATGCTTTAAGAAGAACCATTTCAATTGTGGAACAGAAGCCAAAATTCTTTGATGGTACAGTAAGAGAAAACCTGGTATATGGTCTCAAACGTAACGTTTCAAACTCTGAATTAAGATCAGTTTTAAAGTCAGTTGATTTACTATCATTTGTACAAACCCTACCGAATGACTTGAATACGCGCGTTCATGATGGGTTAATGTCCGGAGGTCAAGCCCAACGATTATCTATCGCCCGCACGTTGTTACGCCAGCCGAAAATCATCATACTAGATGAATGCACATCTGCACTGGATGCAGCTAATTCATTTGCAATTGCAGAGCTCATCAGGACTGTTCTGAAGAATGTTACGGTGATTGTTATTACTCATTCAGAGCAATTGATGCAAATTTGCGATAGGGTTCttgttttgaaaaaagGGAAAGTTAAAGAAGAGGGATCCTATGCAGAGCTCTTCGAATCTAGAGGCGAACTATACCGGATAGTTTCGTGCACTAGATATTAA